The Rubricoccus marinus nucleotide sequence CATCGGGCTCGATAGCTCGGCGGAGATGATCGCGCGCTTCCGGGCGCGCTTCCCCGACGTCACCGTTCGACGCGAGAGGGCGCAAGAGGCCACGTTCGCAGCCGGGGCGTTCAACGGTGTGGTGGCGTGGGGCATGCTGTTCCATCTCTCGCCAGAGGACCAGCGCGCCACGATTGAGAAGGTCTCCGGGTGGCTGGCCTCTGGCGGGCGGTTTCTGTTCACGTCAGGCGGCGAGGCGGGCGAGATTGAGGGCGAGATGGACGGGGTGCGGTTTCGCTACATCTCGCTCGGCGTGGATGGGTACCGCGAGGCCCTCGAACGCACCGGAATGCACCTGGAACGTGAGTACCGCGACGCGTGGGACAACCACGTGTACCTCGCGGTGAAACCGCTCGCGCCAGAGGCCTCCGGCGCGCAGGGTGCGTAGAAACCGCGCCGCCGCTCGCGCCGTGCCATTCCTCCCCAGCGGATGAGCCGCTTCCATGATGATGACTGTTCGCCCGTTCATTTCGGCTGCTCTGATGTGCCTCGCTGCGGCGACCACGCAGGCGCAGTCTCCAGAGCCCCTAGCGCCGGGAGCCATCGAGGCGATCCGCACGCCGAGCGAGACGCACCCCCGCGTCTATGCCGCCGGACTGTCTGCAGACGGGGAACGGGTGGCGGGCGTGGCGAACGTGGACGACCTGCTCTCAACCGACTGGCCCCCGGCCGAGTCGAGGCCGTTTCTGTGGACCGCTGGCGAGCCCGCTCAGATGGTCGCGGCGCCGGATTCGCTCGGCCTCATCCGCGCCGGTACGGAGACGGCGCTGTCCGCCGACGGGTCCGTGGTCGTGGGATCGGTGCTGCTCGTGAACCCCGATCCTCTGGCGGGACCGATGCGGATGCGTGCGTTTCGGTGGAGCGAGGGCGGTGGGTCCTCGTGGCTCCCGACGCCAGAGGCCGCTCAGTCCTACGCGCGGGCGGCCTCTGGCGACGGATCGGTCGTCCTGGGGCGCATCGCGCCTCGGTCGCCAGAGGCGAGCCGGGAAGTCCTCTGGCGAGACGGCCGGGAGGCGGCCACGATCCCTCCGCTCGAAGGGCACGCGCGCGCGGTGGCGCGCGACCTCTCGCGGGACGGCTCGGTCGTCGTCGGAGCGAGCCTGCCGACGGGTGGCTTCGACAGGGCCGCGTTCCGGTGGACCGCCGAGACGGGCTCGGTACCGATTCCCGGACTGGAGGGCTTCAGCACGTCCGAAGCGAACGCCGTGTCTGCCGACGGGCGCGTCGTGGTGGGGTACGCGTACGACGGGTCGCTCGCAAACATCTCGGAGGCCGTCGCCTTCCGGTGGTCCGAAAAAGATGGCCTCACGTTTCTGGGCGAGTGGATCGCCCGCGACGTGTCTGCGGACGGCTCGACGGTCGTCGGGTCGTATCAAACAGCCCTGGCGGTAGTCTGGACGCCAGAGGCCGGGGTGCGCTTTGCCCGCGACGTGTTCGACGCCGACGGGTGGTGGCTGATGTCCATCGACGCCGTCTCGGCCGATGGCCTGTTTGTCCTCGGCGGCGGCGAGACGCCCGACGGCACCGAGACGGCATGGCGGGGCCGGATGCCCGCCGAGTAGGCCTCTGGCGCCAGAGGCTAGCCTTTGCGACGCTTTGCCAGTCCCGCAAGCGTAGCGATAGGGTCGCGCCACGCCGGGTCCCGGGCCTCTCGCGCGACGAGGTAGGCGCCGATGATGCCGATGATGACGTTCGCCGCCCACATGCCCAGCCACGGCGGGAGCAGCCCGCGGTCGGCCAGCTTCTCGCCTTGCACGAGCGAGATCCAGTAGAAGAGGAAGATGAAGACGGACAGCGTGGCGATCACGCCGACGCCCGCGCGCGGGATCGCGAGGCCGAGCGGAACGCCGACGAGCACGAAGACGAGGCAGGCCAGCGCGATGGAGTTCTTCTTGTACACCTCCACCCGGTAGCGGTCGGCCCGCTGGCGCTCCCACTGCGCGGACGATGCCGCCGCCTCGGCCGTGCTCCGCACCTCGCGCGTGCGGTCCTGCGCCAGCGCCACCACCGAGCGGCGCGTCTGCGCGTCCAAGCCGGCCAGGAGCGGCGCCTCGCCTGAGGCAACCGGCGATCCCGCCTCTGGCGCCGTGCGCTCGAGGTCTTGGGGAGACCGGTCGCGGAACGCGTACGCCTCTGGCGAGACGGCGCCAGAGGCCAGGAGCGAATCGAGGCCGGGCGCGCCGGAGGCGACGGGCCGGCCGAGCCGGAGAGCCGTAGCGCGGGCGGAGTCGGCGCGGACCCGGACCTGGGCGTCCAGCGAGTCGATCACGGCGAGCATCTCGCTCGTCAGCATCGTGCGGTCGGACCGGGCGCCAGAGGCCTCGTCGCGGCGCTCGAAGCCGAGCGAGCCGAGGTCGAAGGCGACGCGGTGGCGGTCAAAGGCGAGGCGCTCGTAGCGGTCCTCGCCGCCTCCGCGCTTGGCGTGGGCCTGACCGTTCTCGAGCAGGAGGGTAAGCCGCTGGCCGCCGTACTCGCGCTGGATCGTGGCGCGCTCAGCCGCGAGGACGGTCTGCCCGCCGCCAGAGGTCCGGCCCTCCACGACGGTCACGCCGACGAGCACGCCGGTGGAGTCTGGCGGGATGGCGTCGGCGCGGATCGCGTAGCCGTCTACGCCGGTGTAGAACACGCCGGGCTCCAGCGCGAAGGCCGGGCGCGCGGTGCTGATGTCGCGCCAGAGGGCGTTCATGCGGTAGTTCGCCTCGGGCAGGAGGATGTTGTTGAACACGCCCATGCCGAGCACGAGAAAGACGCCCACGAGCGCCGCCGGCCACGCCAGCCGCCACAGCGGCACACCCGCACTCTTGACGACGAGGTAGGCGCGGCTCTCGGCCAGCTTCCCGAACGCCGCGAGCTGCGCGATCAGCCACGCCATTGGGACGGCCAGCGTCACCATGTACGCGAGGCTGTACGCGATCAACTCCGCCATCGCGCCGAACGGCAGCCCGCGCCCCACCAACTCCGGCAGCCACTTGATGAGGAACTGCATCAGGAGCAGAAACATCAGCGTGCCGAACGCTGCGAAAAACGGCAGCGGCAGCGCGCGGAGAATGGCCCAATGCAGGCGCTTCACGGTGGGGAGGGGGGACGGCGGAAGATCGCCTCTGGCGGACCGGCGGGCGGCCCCTCGCGCCAGAGGCGCGGGAGAACCGGGCGGGCGCAAGGCCTTCGTGCGCGCGCCCCGACGGGCTTGCCTCTGGCGCCGGCGGCCCTGCTACGGCACGAACGTCTGGACCGGGCTCGTGCGCGTGCGCGTGCGTGAGACGTGGAGGTCCGGGAACGCGCCCGCGATGTGCTCGGCGAGAAGGCGCTCCGTGACCCACTCCGTCTCGTAATGCCCCGCGTCGATCAGCGCCATGCGCGAGCGGCCTCTGGCGTCGAGCGGCTCGAAAAAGCGGTGGTAGGTGACGTCGCCGGTGACGAAGGCATCGGCGCCAGAGGCGAGGGCGGCGCCGAAAAAGCTCATGCCGGAGCCGCCGCAGACGGCCACGCGCGAGATCATGGCCTCGGGCGCGGCAGAATACCGGAGCACCTCGGCCTCGGTCCCGCTCGCGACGCGCGCGAGAAAGGCGTCCAGCGCCAGAGGCTCGGGCAGCGTGCCGACGGCGCCGTAGCCGATCGTCCGGGAGCTTTGCTCGATGGCGTACACGTCGTAGGCGACCTCCTCGTACGGGTGTGCCTCCTTCATCGCGCGCACGACGGCCCCCAGCGTCCAGCGCTCCACGAGCACCTCGATCCGCACCTCGGGCTCCACGTGCACCTCGCCTCTGGCGCCGACGTGCGGCGTCGCGGCGGCGGTCGCTCGGAAGCGCCCCTCGCCAGAGGCAGAAAACGAGCAGTCCTTGTAATCCCCGATCTGTCCCGCGCCGGCCTCGGCCATCGCTTTGCGGACGCCAGCGGCGTGCGTCTGAGGCGCGAACACGACGAGCTTTTTCAACATCCCGGCCTCTGGCGCGAGCGTGGTCACGCCTTGCAGCCCGAGGAGCCCCGCGAGCGCGAACGAGACGCCGCCAAACTGCGCGTCGAGGTTCGTGTGGATGGCGGCGAACGCGATGTTCTCCTGCGCGAGTCGGAACGCGAGTGCGGGCACGAAGCCGTCCGGCACCAGCTTTGTGAGCGGCTTGAACAGCAGCGGGTGATGTGTCACGATCATCTCCGCGCCAGAGGCGACGGCCTCGTCGATCACCTCGGGCGTGAGGTCCAGCGCCACGATCACGCGCGTGACTTCGCGTGACGGGTCGCCCACCTGGAGCCCGACGTTGTCGAAGTCGGCTTTCTGCGCCTCTGGCGCCCAGCGGTTGAGGGAGGCGACGATGTCGGCGGCGGTAGGCATTGAGTTCCGAGTTCCGAGGTTGCGGGCGTGGCGCCAGAGGCCTCTGGCGATGGCGTGGGTGGGGGCCTGCGCCAGGGGCTAGAGCGCGGGCGTCGCCTGGGGGCTCGCGGAGGCGACGCGGAGCGCCGCGCCTTCCTGCTCGTTCACGCGCAGCAGGAAAAAGGCGCCGATGGCGAACAAGCCCAACACGGCGGCGATCCCGGCACGCGGCGTGCCGAATGCGGCGGTCAGCACACCGAACAGGACGGGGCCAATAAAGGCTGTGGCTTTGCCGGAGAAGGCAAAAAAGCCGTAGAACTCCGTCTCCTTGTCGTGCGGCACGAACCGGCCGAGCAGCGAGCGGCTGGCCGCTTGGTTGGGGCCGCTGGCGACGCCGATCAGCACGCCCGCGCCCCACAGCCACGCCCGCGATGGGCCGAGCACCGCGATCAGCGTCGCCACGCACAGGATGCCGAGCGAGATGAAGATGGTCGTCTTGCCGCCCAACTTGTCGTCCACGAAGCCAAAGCTAAACGCGCCGATGCCGGCTGCGACGTTGAGCACGATCCCGAAAAGGAGGATGTCGCTCTCGGAGAAGCCATAGGCCGTCGCGGCGAAGATGCCGCCCATGGCGAAGACCGTGACCAGTCCGTCGTTGTAGAACAGCCGCGCGAGGAGCAGGCGGATTACCTGGCGGTAGCGGCGGATCTCGACAAACGTGTTCTTGAGTTCGCCGAACGTCGTGGCAATCAGGCCGCGCTCGCTCGGGGCGGCCTCCGCTTTGGGCTCGCGGAGGTACAGGAACGCCGGGATGGAGAACAGCGCGAACCACCCCGCGACGAGGAGGTTGGTCACGCGGACATGCTCCCCCGTGTCCTTGTCTAGGCCGAACGGCGCCACCTCGGGCATGACGAGCGCGAGCGCGAGCGCCATGCACAGCAGCCCGCCCGCGTATCCCAGCGCCCACGCCCACCCGGAGATGCGGCCGATCTTGTCCTCTGGCGCGATCTCGGGCAGGAACGCGTTGTAAAACACCTGTCCCACCTCGAAGGCGACGTTGGCGATCACGACCAGCACGATGGCCATCCATACGTCGCCGCGTTGGGGGAAGAACAACAGCGCCGTTG carries:
- a CDS encoding class I SAM-dependent methyltransferase, producing the protein MREYDEIAGWYARVRDANVGAVDVLSFARRLPPEARVLDLGCGDGVPVSQLLLREGFEVIGLDSSAEMIARFRARFPDVTVRRERAQEATFAAGAFNGVVAWGMLFHLSPEDQRATIEKVSGWLASGGRFLFTSGGEAGEIEGEMDGVRFRYISLGVDGYREALERTGMHLEREYRDAWDNHVYLAVKPLAPEASGAQGA
- a CDS encoding LptF/LptG family permease — translated: MKRLHWAILRALPLPFFAAFGTLMFLLLMQFLIKWLPELVGRGLPFGAMAELIAYSLAYMVTLAVPMAWLIAQLAAFGKLAESRAYLVVKSAGVPLWRLAWPAALVGVFLVLGMGVFNNILLPEANYRMNALWRDISTARPAFALEPGVFYTGVDGYAIRADAIPPDSTGVLVGVTVVEGRTSGGGQTVLAAERATIQREYGGQRLTLLLENGQAHAKRGGGEDRYERLAFDRHRVAFDLGSLGFERRDEASGARSDRTMLTSEMLAVIDSLDAQVRVRADSARATALRLGRPVASGAPGLDSLLASGAVSPEAYAFRDRSPQDLERTAPEAGSPVASGEAPLLAGLDAQTRRSVVALAQDRTREVRSTAEAAASSAQWERQRADRYRVEVYKKNSIALACLVFVLVGVPLGLAIPRAGVGVIATLSVFIFLFYWISLVQGEKLADRGLLPPWLGMWAANVIIGIIGAYLVAREARDPAWRDPIATLAGLAKRRKG
- a CDS encoding Nif3-like dinuclear metal center hexameric protein is translated as MPTAADIVASLNRWAPEAQKADFDNVGLQVGDPSREVTRVIVALDLTPEVIDEAVASGAEMIVTHHPLLFKPLTKLVPDGFVPALAFRLAQENIAFAAIHTNLDAQFGGVSFALAGLLGLQGVTTLAPEAGMLKKLVVFAPQTHAAGVRKAMAEAGAGQIGDYKDCSFSASGEGRFRATAAATPHVGARGEVHVEPEVRIEVLVERWTLGAVVRAMKEAHPYEEVAYDVYAIEQSSRTIGYGAVGTLPEPLALDAFLARVASGTEAEVLRYSAAPEAMISRVAVCGGSGMSFFGAALASGADAFVTGDVTYHRFFEPLDARGRSRMALIDAGHYETEWVTERLLAEHIAGAFPDLHVSRTRTRTSPVQTFVP
- a CDS encoding MFS transporter, which gives rise to MARPPASQTAQIRSWALYDFANSAFTTLVITFIYATFFVKGVAPDETTGTTLWSLGVVTPTAILVALLSPLLGAMADRTGTRKRALFITTVICVGTTALLFFPQRGDVWMAIVLVVIANVAFEVGQVFYNAFLPEIAPEDKIGRISGWAWALGYAGGLLCMALALALVMPEVAPFGLDKDTGEHVRVTNLLVAGWFALFSIPAFLYLREPKAEAAPSERGLIATTFGELKNTFVEIRRYRQVIRLLLARLFYNDGLVTVFAMGGIFAATAYGFSESDILLFGIVLNVAAGIGAFSFGFVDDKLGGKTTIFISLGILCVATLIAVLGPSRAWLWGAGVLIGVASGPNQAASRSLLGRFVPHDKETEFYGFFAFSGKATAFIGPVLFGVLTAAFGTPRAGIAAVLGLFAIGAFFLLRVNEQEGAALRVASASPQATPAL